The following proteins are co-located in the Xiphophorus maculatus strain JP 163 A chromosome 24, X_maculatus-5.0-male, whole genome shotgun sequence genome:
- the LOC111607591 gene encoding uncharacterized protein LOC111607591, translated as MFVSRVFSIVLLVCFVLQCVFAVPMYKKVGGSVVLDSGHKSGPLNSVTWKHQADLALEWFGSEITCYRTFKGRCNLDKTTGSFTITNLILEDGGKYTPEINSVVGGTMELKVIKPVPKPKVSTACNTEKTVCNLTCNANISSEFGPVTYKWKTGDTELSNKEELTLTTKNEEPSFFCVLGNPVSDSASDDFSNPISKGSNIVAAVAVPVVLGILLIVLGVVACVKFRKVPRVRTMRPFKYFSRNQDNVAHGKDEVKEAEEGQCLLRVPQPPVENKSKGKEELNGDVKVNEDVSTEQRQQQQQDPPTEQVSDNQAGPGQISESEETEPTAEEPGKSKDSTCDPPDTEPEQGSSQESNLVPSAESPEPSSQTENKSEGKEELNGEAKVNEDVLTEQQQQQQQDPPTEQVSDNQAGPGQISTSEETEPTAEGPEIVSPPKPRRAVTPGTDSAES; from the exons cTGTTCCGATGTATAAAAAAGTTGGTGGCTCAGTTGTCCTGGATTCAGGTCATAAGTCTGGTCCCCTCAATAGTGTAACCTGGAAGCACCAAGCGGACCTCGCCTTGGAGTGGTTCGGATCCGAAATTACTTGCTACAGAACCTTTAAAG GTCGATGTAATTTGGACAAAACAACTGGAAGTTTCACCATCACAAATCTGATTCTAGAGGACGGCGGCAAATACACACCTGAGATTAACAGCGTGGTTGGTGGCACGATGGAACTTAAAGTTATCA AACCGGTCCCAAAACCCAAAGTGTCCACGGCCTGCAATACTGAGAAGACCGTCTGTAATCTCACCTGTAACGCCAACATCTCCTCTGAGTTTGGACCCGTCACATATAAATGGAAAACAGGAGACACAGAGTTGTCCAACAAGGAGGAGCTGACCTTAACAACG AAAAACGAGGAGCCCTCCTTCTTCTGTGTGCTGGGAAACCCTGTTAGCGACTCAGCCAGTGATGATTTCTCTAACCCTATTAGCAAAG ggtCTAATATTGTAGCAGCGGTGGCTGTTCCGGTGGTTCTTGGTATCCTCTTGATTGTGCTTGGTGTTGTTGCCTGTGTGAAGTTCAGAAAAG TTCCCAGAGTGAGGACAATGA GGccttttaagtatttttcaaGGA ATCAAGATAATGTTGCACATGGAAAAG ATGAAGTAAAAGAAGCTGAAGAAG GGCAATGTTTGCTCAGAGTTCCTCAACCCCCAGTTG AGAATAAATCAAAGGGTAAAGAAGAGCTCAATGGGGATGTTAAAGTGAACGAAGATG TTTCGACagagcagcggcagcagcagcagcaggatccACCAACAGAACAAGTCAGTGACAACCAAGCAGGACCAGGACAGATCTCCGAATCTGAGGAAACCGAACCGACTGCTGAAGAACCTG GAAAGTCAAAAGACTCAACCTGTGATCCTCCTGACACTGAACCTGAACAAG ggtCCAGTCAAGAATCCAATCTGGTCCCATCTGCTGAGAGTCCAGAGCCCAGCAGTCAAACTG AGAATAAATCAGAGGGTAAAGAAGAGCTCAATGGGGAAGCTAAAGTGAACGAAGATG TTttgacagagcagcagcagcagcagcagcaggatccACCAACAGAACAAGTCAGTGACAACCAAGCAGGACCAGGACAGATCTCCACATCTGAGGAAACCGAACCGACTGCTGAAGGACCTG AGATTGTATCACCACCGAAGCCGAGACGTGCAGTAACGCCTGGCACAGATTCAGCAGAAAGCTGA